One part of the Marichromatium purpuratum 984 genome encodes these proteins:
- a CDS encoding HDOD domain-containing protein, with protein sequence MHPDTLVRDIDTLFSLPEVALRLNQLIDQPETTPADLAEVMRCDPALSARLLRLVNSAERSQVQAVETVGQAIGLIGYRALRDLVFATCAVEMFKGLPPERVSMERFWLHAIACAIAARQLALRGGRHDGERLFIIGLLHGLGQLVFFARAPERYLRVLEQIDAKGATLAEAERAEFGFDADAVSAALLAHWHFPESIREPIACRLQPERASTAERTRDAAILRAAERIACELRECLLEGREPDAELLHAQARALGLADSALDGLLETMNLEVVELFETLLPGSTLLP encoded by the coding sequence ATGCATCCCGATACCCTGGTCCGCGATATCGACACCCTGTTCTCCCTGCCCGAGGTCGCGCTGCGGCTCAATCAGTTGATCGACCAGCCCGAGACCACCCCCGCCGATCTCGCCGAGGTGATGCGCTGCGACCCTGCACTCTCGGCGCGGCTGCTGCGACTGGTCAACAGCGCCGAGCGCAGTCAGGTACAGGCGGTGGAGACGGTCGGTCAGGCGATCGGGCTGATCGGCTATCGCGCACTGCGCGATCTGGTGTTCGCCACCTGCGCGGTGGAGATGTTCAAGGGGCTGCCGCCGGAGCGGGTGAGCATGGAGCGCTTCTGGCTCCATGCCATCGCCTGCGCGATCGCTGCGCGCCAGCTCGCGCTGCGCGGCGGCAGGCACGACGGCGAGCGGCTGTTCATCATCGGGCTGCTGCACGGGCTGGGCCAGCTGGTGTTCTTCGCGCGCGCTCCCGAGCGCTATCTGCGGGTACTCGAGCAGATCGATGCCAAGGGCGCGACGCTCGCCGAGGCCGAACGCGCCGAGTTCGGCTTCGATGCCGACGCGGTGAGCGCGGCGCTGCTCGCCCACTGGCACTTCCCCGAGTCGATCCGCGAACCGATCGCCTGCCGCCTCCAGCCGGAGCGCGCGAGCACCGCAGAGCGGACGCGCGACGCCGCCATCCTGCGCGCGGCCGAGCGTATTGCCTGCGAGCTGCGCGAGTGTCTGCTCGAGGGGCGCGAGCCCGACGCCGAGCTGTTGCACGCTCAGGCGCGCGCGCTCGGGCTGGCCGATTCGGCGCTCGACGGCCTGCTCGAGACGATGAACCTGGAGGTGGTGGAGCTGTTCGAGACCCTGCTGCCGGGCTCGACCCTGCTGCCCTGA
- the hemW gene encoding radical SAM family heme chaperone HemW — protein MTGRAAGAGGGAPPLGLYIHLPWCVRKCPYCDFNSHPVAGAALGAYVERLLADLDCVLAAPEARRPLASIFIGGGTPSLLPGPVLARLLDGVRARLTLAPDAEVSLEANPGTAEARRFAAYREAGVNRLSIGVQSLEAERLVALGRIHSPEEARAAVAMARAAGFDDLNLDLMFGLPGQTPALARDDLEAALALEPEHLSYYQLSLEPGSAFHDDPPPLPDPDLVADIAESGQALLAAAGLVRYEVSAYARAGRRCRHNLNYWRFGDYLGIGAGAHAKLSRWRDGRVERVWREARLADPEAYLGAVPEALVEERRVLDADDQVVEFALNALRLVEGFVPTDFVRATGLPATRLAAPLERARALGLIEPDPARVVPSARGRDFLDDLVGLFVVGDD, from the coding sequence GTGACCGGGCGTGCCGCCGGGGCCGGGGGCGGCGCGCCGCCCCTCGGGCTCTATATCCACCTGCCCTGGTGCGTGCGCAAGTGTCCCTACTGCGACTTCAACTCCCATCCCGTCGCCGGGGCCGCGCTCGGCGCCTATGTCGAGCGTCTGCTCGCCGACCTCGACTGCGTGCTCGCCGCCCCCGAGGCGCGTCGTCCGCTGGCCTCGATCTTCATCGGTGGCGGCACCCCCAGCCTGCTCCCCGGTCCCGTGCTGGCGCGCCTGCTCGACGGGGTGCGGGCGCGCCTGACGCTCGCCCCCGATGCCGAGGTCAGCCTCGAGGCCAACCCCGGCACCGCCGAGGCGCGGCGCTTCGCCGCCTATCGCGAGGCCGGGGTCAACCGGCTCTCGATCGGGGTGCAGAGCCTGGAGGCCGAGCGGCTCGTCGCGCTCGGGCGCATCCACTCCCCGGAGGAGGCGCGTGCGGCGGTGGCGATGGCGCGCGCAGCGGGCTTCGACGACCTCAACCTCGATCTGATGTTCGGCCTCCCCGGGCAGACCCCGGCGCTCGCGCGTGACGATCTCGAGGCGGCGCTCGCGCTCGAGCCCGAGCACCTCTCCTACTACCAGCTCAGTCTCGAACCCGGTAGCGCCTTCCACGACGATCCGCCGCCGCTGCCCGATCCCGATCTGGTGGCCGATATCGCCGAGTCCGGTCAGGCGCTGCTCGCCGCCGCCGGGCTGGTGCGCTACGAGGTCTCGGCCTACGCACGCGCGGGGCGGCGCTGTCGTCACAACCTCAACTACTGGCGCTTCGGCGACTATCTCGGCATCGGCGCCGGTGCCCACGCCAAGCTCTCGCGCTGGCGCGACGGACGGGTCGAGCGGGTGTGGCGCGAGGCGCGCCTGGCCGACCCCGAGGCCTATCTGGGGGCCGTGCCCGAGGCGCTGGTCGAGGAGCGGCGGGTGCTCGATGCCGATGACCAGGTGGTGGAGTTCGCGCTCAACGCGCTGCGGCTGGTCGAGGGCTTCGTGCCGACGGATTTCGTCCGCGCCACCGGGCTGCCGGCGACGCGCCTGGCCGCCCCGCTCGAACGCGCGCGCGCGCTGGGCCTGATCGAACCCGATCCCGCCCGGGTGGTGCCGAGCGCACGCGGGCGCGACTTTCTCGACGATCTGGTCGGGCTGTTCGTCGTCGGGGACGACTGA
- a CDS encoding TRAP transporter substrate-binding protein: MQRRDFIKGVGVGSLALGAAATGAAHAKAEYRWKMVTTWPKNFPGLGTGANKLAELIGEMSGGRIAVRVYGAGELVPAFEVFDAVSRGTAEMGHGSAYYWKGKSEAAQFFSTVPFGMTAQEMNAWIYYGGGLELWQELYGQFGLVPAPAGNSGVQMAGWFNKEINSVDDLKGLKMRIPGLGGEVLARAGGTPVNLPGGELFTALQNGTIDATEWVGPYNDLAFGLYKAARYYYYPGWHEPGTIMEAMVNREALESLPKDLQAIVMNACKVINQDMLAEYTARNPVALSTLVDEHGVELRRLPDDVIARLRGLADEVVAEIAERDAFSAKVYSSYRKFLAQAREWSAISEQTYLRARDQV; this comes from the coding sequence ATGCAACGTCGTGACTTCATCAAGGGGGTAGGCGTCGGTTCGCTGGCGCTCGGCGCAGCCGCCACCGGGGCGGCGCACGCCAAGGCCGAGTATCGCTGGAAGATGGTCACCACCTGGCCGAAGAACTTCCCCGGACTGGGCACCGGCGCCAACAAGCTCGCCGAGCTGATCGGCGAGATGAGCGGCGGGCGCATCGCGGTGCGCGTCTACGGCGCCGGCGAGCTGGTCCCCGCCTTCGAGGTGTTCGACGCCGTCTCGCGCGGCACCGCCGAGATGGGTCACGGCTCGGCCTACTACTGGAAGGGCAAGAGCGAGGCCGCGCAGTTCTTCTCCACCGTCCCCTTCGGCATGACCGCCCAGGAGATGAACGCCTGGATCTACTATGGCGGCGGACTCGAGCTGTGGCAGGAACTCTACGGCCAGTTCGGTCTGGTGCCAGCCCCGGCGGGCAACTCCGGGGTGCAGATGGCCGGCTGGTTCAACAAGGAGATCAACTCGGTCGACGACCTCAAGGGGCTGAAGATGCGCATCCCCGGTCTCGGCGGCGAGGTGCTGGCGCGCGCCGGCGGCACCCCGGTCAACCTCCCCGGCGGCGAGCTGTTCACCGCGCTGCAGAACGGCACCATCGACGCCACCGAGTGGGTCGGTCCCTACAACGATCTCGCCTTCGGACTCTACAAGGCCGCGCGTTACTACTACTACCCCGGCTGGCACGAGCCGGGCACCATCATGGAGGCGATGGTCAACCGCGAGGCCCTGGAATCCCTGCCCAAGGATCTGCAGGCGATCGTGATGAACGCCTGCAAGGTGATCAACCAGGACATGCTCGCCGAGTACACCGCGCGCAACCCGGTGGCGCTCTCGACCCTGGTCGACGAGCACGGCGTCGAGCTGCGTCGCCTGCCCGATGACGTCATCGCCAGGCTCCGTGGGCTGGCCGACGAGGTGGTCGCCGAGATCGCCGAGCGCGATGCCTTCTCCGCCAAGGTCTACAGCTCCTATCGCAAGTTCCTCGCCCAGGCCCGCGAGTGGAGCGCGATCTCCGAGCAGACCTACCTGCGCGCGCGCGACCAGGTGTGA
- a CDS encoding 30S ribosomal protein S1, translating to MSDSERFADLLQQFDQANPQSVKGEPKVGEPVSGTLIAIDGEYGLVDLGAKSEGRIELAAHRDAEGQLKLAIGDRIESKVSGKDPESGMLLLGTQHGQRSHGLEEVERAYQAGQPVQGQVSGAVKGGLEVQIAGLRGFCPASQVDVRFVEDLSEFVGQRLDFRVTKLEGGRRPNLVLSRRAVLEEAQRIQAEETRAKLVEGAVLSGTVTSLKDYGAFVDLGGIEGMIHVSELAYGHIKHPNEVLTQGQVVEVSVLRIEPATGKRRERIALSIRALARDPWLEVAERHPAGSRVSGKISRLQPFGAFVAIAPGVDGLIHISELGAGRRINDPSEVVKVGDEVEATVIAIDRERKRIKLSLDAERAAEAVVDASAYAPKARKGQGEEKAIGSFGELLKAQLQKD from the coding sequence ATGTCCGACTCCGAGCGTTTCGCAGATCTCCTCCAACAGTTCGATCAGGCCAATCCGCAGTCCGTCAAGGGCGAGCCCAAGGTGGGCGAGCCGGTGAGCGGCACCCTGATCGCGATCGACGGCGAGTACGGCCTCGTCGACCTCGGCGCCAAGTCCGAGGGGCGTATCGAGCTGGCCGCCCACCGCGACGCCGAGGGCCAACTCAAGCTCGCGATCGGGGACCGCATCGAGAGTAAGGTCAGCGGCAAGGATCCCGAGAGCGGCATGCTGCTGCTCGGCACCCAGCACGGCCAGCGTTCCCACGGACTCGAGGAGGTCGAGCGCGCCTATCAGGCGGGGCAGCCGGTGCAGGGTCAGGTCAGCGGCGCGGTCAAGGGCGGGCTGGAGGTCCAGATCGCTGGGCTGCGCGGCTTCTGCCCCGCCTCCCAGGTCGATGTCCGCTTCGTCGAGGACCTCTCCGAGTTCGTCGGCCAGCGCCTCGACTTCCGCGTCACCAAGCTCGAGGGCGGGCGTCGGCCCAACCTGGTGTTGTCGCGCCGCGCGGTGCTTGAGGAGGCGCAGCGTATCCAGGCCGAGGAGACCCGCGCCAAGCTCGTCGAGGGCGCGGTGCTCAGCGGTACTGTCACCTCGCTCAAGGACTACGGCGCCTTCGTTGATCTCGGTGGCATCGAGGGCATGATTCATGTCAGCGAGTTGGCCTACGGCCACATCAAGCACCCCAACGAGGTGCTCACCCAGGGCCAGGTGGTCGAGGTCTCGGTGCTGCGCATCGAGCCGGCCACCGGGAAGCGGCGCGAGCGCATCGCGCTGTCGATCCGTGCGCTCGCGCGCGATCCCTGGTTGGAGGTCGCCGAGCGTCATCCGGCCGGCAGCCGGGTCAGCGGCAAGATCTCGCGGCTGCAGCCCTTCGGCGCCTTCGTCGCCATCGCCCCCGGGGTCGACGGCTTGATCCACATCAGCGAACTCGGCGCCGGGCGCCGGATCAACGACCCGAGCGAGGTGGTTAAGGTCGGCGACGAGGTTGAGGCGACGGTGATCGCGATCGATCGCGAGCGCAAGCGCATCAAGCTCTCGCTCGACGCTGAGCGCGCCGCCGAGGCGGTGGTCGACGCCAGCGCCTATGCGCCCAAGGCCCGCAAGGGGCAGGGCGAGGAGAAGGCCATCGGCAGCTTCGGTGAGCTGCTCAAGGCGCAGTTGCAGAAGGACTGA
- a CDS encoding citrate synthase: protein MANDTVTINNNATGEQFEFPLRRGTVGPAAADISSLYKEAGIFTYDPGFMSTASCNSAITYIDGEQGILRYRGYPIEQLATKASFLEVAYLLLYGELPKEPELDDFEGVITRHTMLNENLKDFFQGFHHDAHPMAILVGVVGSLSAFYHDSLSVHDERHREISAHRLIAKVPTIAAAAYKHSIGEPIMYPRNDLRYCANFLRMMFATPCDDYEPELIAEKALNLLFILHADHEQNASTSTVRLAGSSGANPFACVAAGIASLWGPAHGGANEAVLDMLLEIGDVKEVRRFMEKAKDKDDPFRLMGFGHRVYKNYDPRAKIIREVCHQVLEEVADVNNPLFELAMELEEIALNDDYFVERKLYPNVDFYSGIIYRALGIPRNMFTVMFAVARTVGWVSHWMEMMSDPGNRIGRPRQIYCGPDQRDYLPISQR from the coding sequence ATGGCGAACGATACCGTCACCATCAACAACAACGCGACCGGGGAGCAGTTCGAGTTCCCGTTGCGTCGTGGCACCGTGGGTCCGGCCGCGGCCGACATCTCCTCGCTCTACAAGGAGGCCGGGATCTTCACCTATGATCCCGGCTTCATGTCCACGGCCTCCTGCAACAGCGCCATCACCTACATCGACGGCGAGCAGGGCATCCTGCGTTATCGCGGCTATCCGATCGAGCAGCTCGCCACCAAGGCGAGTTTTCTCGAGGTCGCCTATCTGCTGCTCTACGGCGAGCTGCCCAAGGAACCGGAACTCGACGACTTCGAGGGTGTGATCACCCGCCACACCATGCTCAACGAGAACCTCAAGGACTTCTTCCAGGGGTTTCATCACGACGCCCACCCGATGGCCATCCTGGTCGGCGTGGTGGGCTCGCTCTCGGCCTTCTACCACGACTCGCTGAGCGTGCACGACGAGCGCCATCGCGAGATCTCTGCGCATCGGTTGATCGCCAAGGTGCCGACCATCGCCGCCGCCGCCTACAAGCACAGCATCGGCGAGCCGATCATGTATCCGCGCAACGACCTGCGCTACTGCGCCAACTTCCTGCGGATGATGTTCGCCACCCCGTGCGACGACTACGAGCCCGAGTTGATCGCCGAGAAGGCGCTCAACCTGTTGTTCATCCTCCACGCCGACCACGAGCAGAACGCCAGCACCTCGACCGTGCGCCTGGCCGGCAGCTCCGGGGCCAACCCCTTCGCCTGCGTCGCCGCCGGTATCGCCTCGCTGTGGGGGCCGGCCCACGGTGGCGCCAACGAGGCGGTGCTCGACATGCTGCTCGAGATCGGTGACGTCAAGGAGGTCCGGCGCTTCATGGAGAAGGCCAAGGACAAGGACGATCCCTTCCGCCTGATGGGCTTCGGCCACCGTGTCTACAAGAACTACGACCCGCGCGCCAAGATCATCCGCGAGGTCTGTCACCAGGTGCTTGAAGAGGTCGCCGACGTCAACAATCCGCTGTTCGAGCTGGCAATGGAACTCGAGGAGATCGCCCTCAACGACGACTACTTCGTCGAGCGCAAGCTCTATCCCAACGTCGACTTCTACTCCGGCATCATCTATCGCGCCCTCGGCATCCCGCGCAACATGTTCACGGTGATGTTCGCGGTGGCGCGTACCGTCGGCTGGGTGTCGCACTGGATGGAGATGATGTCCGATCCCGGCAACCGCATCGGTCGACCGCGTCAGATCTACTGCGGCCCGGACCAGCGCGACTACCTGCCGATCTCGCAGCGCTGA
- the mdh gene encoding malate dehydrogenase — protein MNKISIVGGAGRVGETTAQILAEQELCREVALLDVNEGMSEGVALDIVQTSPFFKFDSRVVGSDDPSILAGSDLVVITAGQARKPGMSRSDVLEANVRVIDAVTDEIMTHAPDAMVLVVSNPVDTLTYRVAQRTGWDRRRIFGQAGVLDASRMAGFIAQETGFSVRDITTMVLGGHGDTMVPVSRFCTINGIPLSHFLPEERIAAIMERTRKGGAEILALRKNSSAYDAPGAAVATMIDAIVRNRRRLLPCVAILDGEYGEREIAMGVPCVLGWQGVEQVVELDLEPIERADFDRSAASVRADIERLREIS, from the coding sequence GTGAACAAGATCAGCATCGTTGGTGGGGCCGGCCGCGTCGGCGAGACGACCGCGCAGATCCTGGCCGAACAGGAGCTGTGTCGGGAGGTGGCGCTGCTCGACGTGAACGAGGGCATGAGCGAGGGTGTGGCGCTCGACATCGTTCAGACCTCGCCCTTCTTCAAGTTCGACAGTCGGGTGGTCGGTAGCGACGACCCGAGCATCCTCGCCGGCTCCGACCTGGTGGTGATCACCGCCGGCCAGGCGCGCAAGCCGGGGATGTCGCGCTCGGACGTGCTCGAGGCCAACGTGCGGGTGATCGACGCGGTCACCGACGAGATCATGACCCACGCCCCGGATGCGATGGTCCTGGTCGTTTCCAATCCGGTCGACACCCTCACCTATCGCGTCGCCCAGCGCACTGGCTGGGACCGGCGGCGGATCTTCGGTCAGGCCGGAGTGCTCGACGCCTCGCGAATGGCCGGGTTCATCGCCCAGGAGACCGGCTTCTCGGTGCGCGATATCACCACCATGGTGCTCGGCGGCCATGGTGACACCATGGTGCCGGTGTCGCGCTTCTGCACCATCAACGGCATTCCCCTCAGTCACTTCCTTCCCGAGGAACGCATCGCGGCGATCATGGAGCGTACCCGCAAGGGTGGCGCGGAGATCCTCGCGTTGCGCAAGAACTCCAGCGCCTACGACGCCCCCGGCGCGGCGGTGGCGACGATGATCGACGCCATCGTGCGCAATCGGCGTCGGTTGCTGCCCTGTGTCGCCATCCTCGATGGCGAGTACGGTGAGCGCGAGATCGCCATGGGCGTGCCCTGCGTGCTCGGCTGGCAGGGCGTGGAGCAGGTCGTCGAACTCGACCTCGAACCGATCGAGCGCGCCGACTTCGACCGCTCGGCGGCCTCGGTGCGCGCCGATATCGAGCGATTGCGCGAGATCAGCTGA
- a CDS encoding malic enzyme-like NAD(P)-binding protein, translating into MTDPESFAHHDADLNKQALAYHAEPRPGKIGIEVTKSASTQHELSLAYTPGVAEPVRHIHDDPENAYRYTNKGNLVAVITDGSAVLGLGKVGAQASKPVMEGKSVLFKRFADIDCFDIEVEARHPQAFIETVVRIAPTFGGINLEDIAAPHCFEIEQALIEQLDIPVFHDDQHGTAIIIAAGLLNALELQGKSLAEARIVVLGAGAAGIAAIRLLLALGAHRDNIFAIDRQGVIHVGRQDLNPYKFGIAADTERRTLADAMDGADAFIGVSGPDLVTADMLASMAPRPVVFALSNPVPEVRPALAREVRDDLIMATGRSDYPNQINNVLGFPFIFRGALDVRASRINENMQIAAVEALRAITREPVPAEVLAAYEGLESLEFGPDYIIPKPFDPRLRERVSAAVARAAIESGVARAPYPAHYPG; encoded by the coding sequence GTGACCGATCCCGAGAGCTTCGCCCATCATGACGCGGACCTGAACAAGCAGGCGCTCGCCTATCATGCCGAACCGCGCCCCGGCAAGATCGGTATCGAGGTCACCAAGTCGGCCAGCACCCAGCATGAACTCTCGCTCGCCTACACCCCGGGCGTGGCCGAGCCGGTGCGCCACATCCACGACGATCCCGAGAACGCCTACCGCTACACCAACAAGGGCAACCTGGTGGCGGTGATCACCGACGGCAGCGCGGTGCTCGGCCTGGGCAAGGTCGGCGCACAGGCGAGCAAGCCGGTGATGGAGGGTAAGTCGGTGCTGTTCAAGCGCTTCGCCGACATCGACTGCTTCGACATCGAGGTCGAGGCCCGTCACCCCCAGGCCTTCATCGAGACCGTGGTGCGCATCGCCCCGACCTTCGGCGGCATCAACCTCGAGGATATCGCCGCGCCGCACTGCTTCGAGATCGAGCAGGCGCTGATCGAGCAGCTCGACATCCCGGTGTTCCACGACGACCAGCACGGCACCGCGATCATCATCGCCGCCGGTCTGCTCAACGCCCTCGAACTCCAGGGCAAGTCGCTTGCCGAGGCGCGCATCGTGGTGCTCGGCGCCGGTGCCGCGGGGATCGCAGCAATCCGTCTGCTGCTCGCCCTCGGCGCCCACCGCGACAACATCTTCGCCATCGATCGCCAGGGCGTGATCCACGTCGGGCGCCAGGACCTCAACCCCTACAAGTTCGGCATCGCCGCCGATACCGAGCGCCGCACCCTGGCCGACGCCATGGACGGGGCCGATGCCTTCATCGGCGTCTCGGGGCCGGATCTGGTCACCGCCGACATGCTCGCCTCGATGGCGCCGCGTCCGGTGGTCTTCGCGCTCTCCAACCCGGTGCCGGAGGTGCGTCCGGCGCTCGCCCGCGAGGTGCGCGACGACCTGATCATGGCCACCGGTCGCTCGGACTACCCGAACCAGATCAACAACGTCCTCGGCTTCCCCTTCATCTTCCGTGGCGCGCTCGACGTGCGTGCCTCGCGGATCAACGAGAACATGCAGATCGCTGCGGTCGAGGCGCTGCGCGCCATCACCCGCGAGCCGGTGCCGGCCGAGGTGCTCGCCGCCTACGAGGGGCTGGAGTCGCTGGAGTTCGGTCCGGACTACATCATCCCCAAACCCTTTGATCCGCGTCTGCGCGAGCGGGTGTCGGCCGCCGTGGCGCGCGCCGCCATCGAGAGCGGTGTCGCGCGTGCCCCGTATCCGGCGCACTATCCCGGCTGA
- the rpmE gene encoding 50S ribosomal protein L31, producing the protein MKEGIHPEYAEVKVVCSCGNEFATRSTLGNDVMQVEVCSACHPFYTGKQKVIDTGGRVDKFRRRYAR; encoded by the coding sequence ATGAAAGAAGGAATCCACCCGGAATACGCCGAAGTCAAGGTGGTCTGCAGCTGCGGGAACGAATTTGCCACCCGCTCCACCCTGGGGAACGATGTCATGCAGGTCGAAGTCTGCTCCGCCTGCCATCCGTTCTACACCGGTAAGCAGAAGGTGATCGACACCGGCGGTCGCGTCGACAAGTTCCGTCGTCGTTACGCGCGCTGA
- a CDS encoding PilN domain-containing protein, with protein sequence MAQTDTREPRHHTAAHWLDALDARLQPARVRVARCLPERLRQTLVDRNRRLLVEPDETQARLTQLRGETREPVGTLALDTEERLPEALTDHRRRTTLRLPETTILRRELSLPAQVRPRLSEVLHHELDRLSPFPADQLFYDARLLPTAKRAARIRVELALCPRAPLEDWLARLARAGATVERIDWAGAWRGANLLPPRRRPRRRPPRLGIDGWLVLLALALLIAALASPLWQRHAHLARLEQALGAARAQALETDRVRQALEQARQGSLVALEQRRLQPRALELLGALSTRLADDTWVQSLEFDGRQVELTGESASATALIALLEGAPGISSVRFRSPVVQIDRNGKERFNLVFQLETAEPRP encoded by the coding sequence ATGGCCCAGACCGACACCCGCGAGCCCCGCCACCACACAGCGGCACACTGGCTCGACGCACTCGATGCGCGGCTCCAACCCGCTCGTGTCCGGGTCGCCCGCTGCCTGCCGGAACGACTGCGCCAGACGCTCGTCGATCGCAACCGCAGGCTGCTGGTCGAACCCGACGAGACCCAGGCCCGGCTGACGCAGCTGCGCGGCGAGACCCGCGAACCGGTCGGCACCCTCGCGCTGGACACCGAGGAGCGACTCCCCGAGGCGCTCACCGATCACCGCCGTCGCACCACGCTGCGCCTGCCCGAGACGACGATACTGCGCCGTGAACTCTCGCTCCCCGCCCAGGTCAGACCGCGCCTGAGCGAGGTGCTCCATCATGAACTCGATCGTCTCTCGCCCTTCCCCGCCGACCAGCTCTTCTACGATGCGCGGCTGCTGCCGACAGCCAAGCGCGCCGCACGCATCCGCGTCGAACTCGCGCTCTGTCCACGCGCGCCGCTCGAGGACTGGCTCGCACGGCTGGCGCGGGCCGGGGCCACGGTCGAGCGCATCGACTGGGCCGGCGCCTGGCGCGGTGCCAACCTGCTCCCGCCGCGCCGCCGCCCTCGTCGTCGACCACCGCGACTCGGGATCGACGGCTGGCTCGTACTGCTCGCGCTGGCGCTGCTGATCGCAGCGCTGGCGTCCCCGCTGTGGCAGCGTCATGCCCATCTCGCGCGACTCGAACAGGCGCTCGGGGCGGCGCGCGCCCAGGCGCTCGAGACCGACCGGGTGCGTCAGGCGCTCGAGCAGGCCCGTCAGGGCAGTCTCGTCGCGCTCGAACAGCGCCGTCTCCAGCCCCGCGCGCTCGAACTGCTCGGCGCGCTCAGCACCCGTCTCGCCGACGACACCTGGGTGCAGAGCCTGGAGTTCGACGGTCGCCAGGTCGAGTTGACCGGTGAGTCGGCAAGCGCCACGGCGCTGATCGCCCTGCTCGAAGGCGCTCCCGGGATCTCCTCGGTGCGATTCCGCTCGCCGGTGGTGCAGATCGACCGCAACGGCAAGGAGCGCTTCAACCTCGTCTTCCAGCTGGAGACGGCGGAGCCTAGGCCATGA
- the gspM gene encoding type II secretion system protein GspM, with the protein MTRARTDCLLVWGLAGSLLVGLLALTLLPWWLTLDALDARIASAEDRLGRYQRIAAGLPMLRDELERVRTDPALAGLYVQAATETIAGAELQRQLQQIIAAARGRLISVQLLPTTSADAEAPTRLHVRAQVQGTTATLFEILYRIEQARPLLFVERLSARSAAQPEQRLRASRAATPSLATAPEGALMLRLDVFGFVRGEEP; encoded by the coding sequence ATGACCCGGGCGCGCACCGACTGTCTGCTCGTCTGGGGACTCGCCGGCTCGTTGCTGGTCGGCCTGCTCGCGCTGACGCTGCTGCCCTGGTGGCTCACACTCGACGCGCTCGATGCGCGTATCGCCAGCGCCGAGGACCGGCTCGGGCGCTATCAGCGTATCGCCGCCGGCCTGCCGATGCTGCGCGACGAACTCGAGCGGGTCCGTACCGACCCCGCGCTCGCCGGGCTCTATGTCCAGGCCGCCACCGAGACGATCGCCGGGGCCGAGCTGCAGCGCCAGCTCCAGCAGATCATCGCCGCCGCTCGCGGCCGACTGATCAGCGTCCAGCTGCTGCCGACCACCAGCGCGGATGCCGAGGCACCCACCCGCCTCCATGTCCGCGCCCAGGTCCAGGGCACCACCGCGACCCTGTTCGAGATCCTCTACCGCATCGAACAGGCCCGCCCCCTGCTCTTCGTCGAGCGGCTCTCAGCGCGCTCGGCGGCACAGCCGGAGCAGCGGCTGCGCGCCAGTCGCGCCGCCACCCCGTCATTGGCCACCGCACCCGAGGGGGCGCTGATGCTGCGGCTCGACGTATTCGGCTTCGTGCGCGGGGAGGAGCCATGA
- a CDS encoding type II secretion system protein N — protein MSRAPALIASLLLGGVLVWQWHDWRAPLPTPAPRATATEHADEPLAARLAPPPRTHYAEVLERPLFRPDRRPPPPPAPVQASAEQHRAVIALERLTLTTVLITPRQRAAWVRIADDGGDSQRVEVGDRLGDWTVSAIHPDHLLLERQGRADRLPLRDFTRPGAAPATAPGGPGPRPSPSSRP, from the coding sequence ATGAGCCGCGCCCCCGCGCTCATCGCCAGCCTCCTGCTCGGCGGGGTCCTGGTCTGGCAGTGGCACGACTGGCGCGCGCCGCTGCCCACCCCGGCCCCTCGGGCGACGGCGACCGAACACGCCGACGAGCCGCTCGCCGCAAGGCTCGCGCCGCCGCCCCGGACACACTATGCCGAGGTACTCGAACGGCCGCTGTTTCGTCCCGACCGTCGCCCTCCCCCACCCCCGGCCCCCGTCCAGGCGAGCGCCGAACAGCACCGGGCGGTGATCGCGCTCGAGCGCCTCACCCTCACCACGGTCCTGATCACCCCCCGTCAGCGCGCCGCCTGGGTGCGCATCGCCGACGACGGCGGCGACAGCCAGCGCGTCGAGGTCGGCGATCGACTGGGCGACTGGACGGTCTCGGCGATCCACCCCGACCACCTCCTGCTCGAGCGACAGGGCCGAGCCGATCGGCTACCATTGCGCGACTTCACCCGGCCTGGCGCGGCACCAGCGACGGCGCCCGGCGGACCCGGCCCGCGACCGTCACCGTCGTCACGGCCCTGA